The Myxococcus virescens region GGCTTCTTCCCAGCGAGCCGCATTGACCTGACAGATTCCGGTGCAAACTGACTACTCAGGAAGTAGCCTCTGCCTGCATGGGGCTCCCTTTCCTGAATCCGGCCCGACTTCCACCCGGAACCCGGGTGGGCCCGTGGCGCCTCATGGACCTGCGAGGCCGAGGCACCTACGGCGCCGTCTACCGGGCCCGGCACATCACGGGCACGCACACCGTGGCCCTCAAGCTGGCCCTGCATGCCCGGGACGAACGCTTCGCGCGCGAGGCCGAGCTGCTGTCCCGCATCCACCACCCCGCCGTTCCCCGGTTGCGAGCGAGCGGGCATTGGCAGCCCGCCAAGGGACCGCCCCACCCCTACCTCGCAATGGACTGGGTGGAGGGCACGCCGCTCTACGATTGGGTCAGCGAGCACCGCCCCACGTCGCGGCAGGTGATGGCCCTGCTCGCGAGGCTGGCGCGAGCGATTGAAGCCACTCACGCGGCCGGGGGTCTGCACCGCGACGTCAAAGGGTACAACGTGCTGGTGCGCGAGGCCGACGGGCAGGCGTTCCTCATGGACTTCGGCTCCAGCCACTACGTGGGCGCCGCGACGCAGACGAGCTCGCCGTTTCCACCAGGGACGCCGGCCTATCGGTCCCCAGAAGCATGGCGCTTCGCGGCGAGTGACTCCGCGCCGCCGTATGCGCCGGGGCAAGCGGATGACGTCTTCGCGCTGGGCGTCACCGCGTTCCGGATGCTCACGGGGCGGTATCCGCCGTCGACGCATCCTGACGTGGCGGAGTCGAGGGTCTGGCACACGGAGCGAGCCCAGGCCCCATCCCCGCGAGACGTGAATGGGCGCTGCTGCCCGGAGTTGAGCGCGTTGGTGTCGCGGATGCTCGCTCCAAGCCTCCATGCGCGAGGCAGCGCACGCGAGCTGGCGGAGTCTCTGGATTCCGCGGTGGCACGGGCGGGCTCGGAGTCGGATGTGCCCCTCATGGTGGGAGGTGCCCTTCACTCCCGTGCATCGGCGCAGTGGAAGGAACGTTCCGTCCTCCATCGGGCCCGACGCCCCCGGTGGCCATGGGTGGCCATCATCGGAGTTGGAGGTCCCCTGGTACTGAGTCTCGGCTGGCGGCCTCGCGCGGGAGCTTCGGTCACCGTGGCGCCCGAGCCTGCTGCGATGTCCGTCGACGCAACGGACGGAGGCACGGTCGCAGTCGGAGACAGTGTGTTCGCGGCGCCGGTATCTCCCATCCAGGCCCCCGTTGCATGGTCGACCATCGCCCTGGAGATGCCACCCCGGCCCTTTCCTGGGCAGACCCGGCCAGACGCATCAGGACGGTGCCCACGCAAGCTCCAAGTCCCCATCAACGGTGGCTGCTGGGTGAAGCTGGCCGTCGATAACCTGAAGGACTGTGACGAGGATGGGTATGTCCACAAGGGCGCCTGCTATGGCCCCGCCTTTCCTCCCACGCGGCCCGCCACGTCGAGCCCCGCCCACTGTCCTACGCGCCACTGAAGCGCAGACCCTGTCGCCCGCCTGCCCGCACCCGACGTCGCTTCGGCAAGGCGCGCCGCTGCGGCATATCCTCCTGTCGATGAAGCCCACCTACACAGTCAGCGCCGTGCGGAACCGGGACGAGTTGGAGCACATCCTGGCGCTGCAACAGAAGAACCTGAAGCAGGCGCTGTCCGCGGACGAGATGCGCTCACAGGGCTTCGTCACGGTTCAGCACGACCTGCCGGCACTGGAACAGATGCACGCCATGGCGCCCAGCATCGTCGCCCGCCACGATGGAGTGCTGGTGGCCTACGCCCTGACGATGCCGCGCGAGGCCCGCGCGCTGGCCCCCGTCCTGGAGCCCATGTTCGCGCTCCTCGACTCGATCGAGTTCCGAAGCAAGTCGCTGCGCGACTCCCGCTTCTACGTGATGGGGCAGATCTGCATCGAGAAGGCGCACCGGGGACAGGGCTTGTTCGACCGGCTCTACCACCAGCACCGGGACCACTTCCGAGATCAGTTCGACCTCATCGTCACCGAGATTTCCGTGCGGAACCTCCGCTCCCTGCGCGCGCACGAGCGGGTCGGCTTCGAGACGATCCACACCTACCGGGACGCGACGGACGAATGGGCCGTGGTCGCCTGGGACTGGGCGCCGCCACGTCCCCCGGACGTCACGCCCGAGGGGAACACGCGCTGAGCGTTGAACCAGCCCCTCATCAAGGGAACTGACGTTGCACACGCGCGCTGAGCCCGATGAGGGCCGCACGGTCCTCCGCGCTGAACATGGCCCCAAAAGCCCGAGCCTCGGCGGAAGGCTCGCGCTGGAAGAACTCCGTCTCGCGCCGAGCGAACTCCGCGATGTTGGCCTCGGTCGCGGGCTGGCTGAGCAACTCTCGCTGCTGCGCGTAGAAGTCCCCCACCTGGCCTGCGCCGAACTCGCGAGCATAGGCCTCCGCGGCAGGCCCCAATCGCGTCAGCGGGCGCGTCACGCCAGAGGATTGAAGCACGGGGCCCACGAGGGGCAGGGCGTGAACCACGGCGCCCGGCAAGGCCCCCGCGGCATGCCCCGCCGTGCCCAGTATCCCCACAGCCCCCGACAGCAAGGGCCGGATGGCCGCCCCGACCGACCCCGGGGGACACTGCCGCGTGACCTCCAGGGCCCGCTGGCGCTGTCCGCCGGATGGAGCGGCACCTTGACCGGAGAGATTCACCAGAGGGGCTGAACGCGGTGGCTCGAAGCGGTCCCGCGAAGGCGGAGGCTGCCGAGCAGCATTCCCAGGCGCCGATGGCGGCGTGGCCACGGAATCCCGAACGCGGGACGTGGATGGCGCCACGGAGGGGCGAGGCGCGACTCCAGGACGAATCGGACGGGTGTTCCCCATGGCGGAGAACATACCACAGGCTATTCACGAAAAACAGACCTCGCACCCGACCCTTTCGTTCGCCCCTCGGCAGCGCACGCAATGACTCATCCGCTGTAGCCCCAAGCGACGTGTCACGTTGAAAACAGACACCAGACACATCCAATCCCTCATCATCCCTCCACGCCTTGGGAGGCCGAAAAACCACGGCATCGGGCAAGGGACGCCCAGGGTCGTTTCAGAGGGAGACGGGCACCCTATCGCGACGGGAAGAGGGCCATTTCCATACCTGGAGTGCACAATCCCGGAAACAAATTTGTGACACGAAACAAACACGAATCCGGATTGCCAGGAGCATTCGAGTCTGATGTATTAAATACGTCTCACTTCGTTGTCCCCCCTAGCAGGAGTTCCCCCGATGCGTCGTTATGTTGGATCTGCCTTCCTCGCCGCCGGTCTGCTCGTTGGCTGTGGTCCGAGCGAAACCGAAACGCCCACGCAGCAACCCCAGG contains the following coding sequences:
- a CDS encoding GNAT family N-acetyltransferase, with protein sequence MKPTYTVSAVRNRDELEHILALQQKNLKQALSADEMRSQGFVTVQHDLPALEQMHAMAPSIVARHDGVLVAYALTMPREARALAPVLEPMFALLDSIEFRSKSLRDSRFYVMGQICIEKAHRGQGLFDRLYHQHRDHFRDQFDLIVTEISVRNLRSLRAHERVGFETIHTYRDATDEWAVVAWDWAPPRPPDVTPEGNTR
- a CDS encoding serine/threonine-protein kinase, with the protein product MDLRGRGTYGAVYRARHITGTHTVALKLALHARDERFAREAELLSRIHHPAVPRLRASGHWQPAKGPPHPYLAMDWVEGTPLYDWVSEHRPTSRQVMALLARLARAIEATHAAGGLHRDVKGYNVLVREADGQAFLMDFGSSHYVGAATQTSSPFPPGTPAYRSPEAWRFAASDSAPPYAPGQADDVFALGVTAFRMLTGRYPPSTHPDVAESRVWHTERAQAPSPRDVNGRCCPELSALVSRMLAPSLHARGSARELAESLDSAVARAGSESDVPLMVGGALHSRASAQWKERSVLHRARRPRWPWVAIIGVGGPLVLSLGWRPRAGASVTVAPEPAAMSVDATDGGTVAVGDSVFAAPVSPIQAPVAWSTIALEMPPRPFPGQTRPDASGRCPRKLQVPINGGCWVKLAVDNLKDCDEDGYVHKGACYGPAFPPTRPATSSPAHCPTRH